A genomic stretch from Bacilli bacterium includes:
- a CDS encoding flagellar assembly protein FliW, translating into MFKDLHEKTIDLDGSIRGFGDKRFFSFNMVEEGNPFVMLQCVDDEQIGFLTADPFYFFADYCFDLSDGDKDKLGIESTDEVLVLNIVTIRNPFHASTINLLAPIVINSATRKGLQLVLPSNSHYDTAAPLFANNAMERKGFAAHADRG; encoded by the coding sequence ATGTTCAAAGATCTGCATGAAAAAACGATTGACTTGGACGGAAGCATTCGGGGATTTGGCGACAAGCGCTTTTTTTCGTTCAACATGGTGGAAGAAGGCAACCCTTTTGTCATGTTGCAATGTGTTGATGACGAACAAATCGGCTTTTTGACGGCCGATCCGTTTTATTTTTTCGCAGATTATTGTTTTGATTTAAGCGACGGCGATAAAGACAAACTTGGCATCGAATCGACTGACGAAGTGCTAGTTCTGAACATTGTCACGATTCGCAACCCGTTTCATGCTTCCACCATCAATTTGCTGGCTCCGATTGTAATCAATAGCGCAACCCGCAAAGGCCTGCAGTTGGTGCTTCCCTCCAATAGCCACTACGACACGGCTGCGCCCCTTTTTGCAAATAACGCCATGGAAAGAAAGGGGTTTGCGGCTCATGCTGATCGTGGCTAG
- the csrA gene encoding carbon storage regulator CsrA yields the protein MLIVARKKGQSIIVNDEIEILITSIDGDQVKVGIKAPAEVKIFRKEVLEAIEINNKQSMTSMSLNEIKKLLNNAQSE from the coding sequence ATGCTGATCGTGGCTAGAAAAAAAGGACAGTCGATTATCGTCAATGATGAAATCGAAATATTGATTACTTCCATTGACGGCGACCAGGTGAAAGTGGGCATCAAAGCGCCGGCTGAGGTGAAAATTTTCCGCAAAGAAGTGCTGGAGGCGATTGAAATCAACAATAAGCAAAGCATGACCAGCATGAGCCTTAATGAGATCAAGAAATTGTTGAACAATGCGCAGAGTGAGTAA